CCTTCCGCCATATGCCCGACCGCGAGCCGCCGGGCCAGGTTCTGCGCTTCTACACCTGGTACCTGCGCGAGGTCTGGGGCGTGTTCGTGCTGCTGTTGCTGGTGGGCCTGGTCGGCGCGCTGATCGAGGTGGCGCTGTTCAGCTTCCTCGGCCGGCTGGTCGACATGGCGCAGACCACGCCCGGCGCCGAGTTCTTCAGCCGCCACCGCAACGAGCTGGTGTGGATGGCAGTGGTGGCGGTGCTGCTGCGGCCCATCTTCTTCGGCCTGCACGACGTGCTGGTGCACCAGGTGATCAGCCCCAGCCTGTCCAACCTGATCCGCTGGCAGAACCACCGCTACGTGCTCAAGCAGAGCCTGTCGTTCTTCCAGAACGACTTTGCCGGGCGCATCGCCCAGCGCATCATGCAGACCGGCTTTTCGCTGCGCGACTCCGCGGTGCAGGCGGTCGATGCACTGTGGCACGTGGCGATCTACGCAGTCAGTTCGCTGGTGCTGTTCGCGCAGGCCGACTGGCGCCTGATGATCCCGCTGCTGCTGTGGATCGTCTGCTACGTGGCCGCGCTGCTGTACTTCGTGCCGCGCGTCAAGCAGCGCTCGGTGGTCGCCACCGAATCGCGCTCGCGGCTGATGGGGCGCATCGTCGACGGCTACACCAATATCACCACGCTCAAGCTGTTCGCCCATACCCGCCAGGAAGAAGACTACGCGCGCGACGCCATGGCCGAGCAGACCGAGAAGACGCGGCAGGCCGGGCGCATGGTCAGCGGCATGGACGTCACCATCACCGCGATGAACGGCGCGCTGATCGCCGGCACCACCGGGCTGGCGGTGTGGCTGTGGAGCACCGGCCATGTCACCACCGGCGCGATCGCGCTGACCACCGGGCTGGTGATCCGCATCAACAATATGTCGGGCTGGATCATGTGGGTGGTCAACGGCATCTTCGAGAACGTCGGGCAGGTGCAGGACGGCATGAAGACCATCGCGGTGCCGCGCCAGGTCACCGACCGCGCCAACGCGCAGCCGCTGCGCGTGACGCATGGCGAGGTCCGCTTCGAGCAGGTCGGGTTCCACTACGGCAAGGGCTCGGGCGTGATCGAGGGCGTCAACCTGACGGTGCGGCCGGGCGAGAAGATCGGCCTGGTCGGCCCTTCGGGCGCGGGCAAGTCGACGCTGGTCAACCTGCTGCTGCGGCTCTACGACGTCGAGCGCGGCCGCATCCTGATCGACGGCCAGGACATCGCCACGGTGACGCAGGAAAGCCTGCGCGCGCAGATCGGCATGGTCACGCAGGACACCTCGCTGCTGCACCGCTCGATCCGCGAGAACCTGCTCTACGGCAAGCCCTCGAGCACCGATGCCGAACTCGCCGCCGCGCTGCACCGCGCCCGCGCCGACGGATTCATTCCGCACCTGGTTGATGCCCACGGCAACACCGGGCTGGAGGCGCAGGTCGGCGAGCGCGGCGTCAAGCTGTCAGGCGGCCAGCGCCAGCGCATCGCGATCGCGCGGGTGCTGCTCAAGAACGCGCCGATCCTGATCCTGGACGAAGCCACCTCCGCGCTGGACTCCGAAGTGGAAGCCGCGATCCAGGAAAGCCTGGAAACGCTGATGCAGGACAAGACCGTGATCGCGATCGCGCACCGGCTCTCGACCATCGCACGGATGGACCGGCTGGTGGTGCTGGACCGCGGGCATATCGTGGAAAGCGGCACGCATGCGGAATTGCTCGCGCATGGGGGGCTGTATGCGCGGCTGTGGGCGCATCAGACGGGAGGGTTCGTGGGGGTCGACTGAGACGTTGCCCGCCAGATTGGGGGCTCCCTCTCCCGCGTGCGGGAGAGGGTTGGGGTGAGGGCGGGAGCGCCTTCGAAGTCAGAGCTGCGGTATGCCAGCGCCTGCCCTCACCCCCTGCCCCTCTCCCGCACGCGGGAGAGGGGAGCAAACCAGCGGTAACTCAATTGCCGCCCGGCACCTCCACCCGCACCGGCTCAATCCTCGGTTCCTTCAGCTTCGCCTCGAGCGGCTTGCCCTTGCGCGCGCGCTTGCCCACGTACGGCAGCAGCGACTGCCCGGCCAGCTTCTGCGACGACGGCTTGCCGCCGCGGCCTGCGCCGGACAGCACCAGCCCGGGCGCGCCCACGGCGACCGCCTGCAGCAGCTTCTCCTTGGGTTCCAGCTCCATCAGGATCACGCCGCGCCCGCCGGCGGACAGCACCTTGACTTCATCCAGCGCCACCAGCAGCAGGCGGCCGTTGCCGGACAGGCAGGCCGCGTGCGTGGCCTCGTCGCCGATCGGCGCGGGCGGCAGCGGGGTGTCGCCACCGTCCAGCGTCAGGAACGACTTGCCGCCCTTCTGCCGGCCGGTCATGTCGCCGACCGTGGTCTGGAAGCCGTTGCCGCTCGCGGTGGCGATCAGCACGCGCTGGCTGGCGCTGCCGGCAAAGGTATGCGCCACCTGGCTGCCGGATTGCAGCTCGATCAGCGTGGTGATGGGCACCCCGTCGCCGCGCCCGCCCGGCAGGCTCGAGACCGGCACGGAATAGACCCGGCCGTTGGTGCCGAACACCAGCAGCACGTCGACGGTGCGGCAGTCGAAGGTGTTGTACAGCGCATCGCCCGCCTTGAAGGTGAACTGCTGCGGGTCGTGGCCATGGCCCTGGCGCGTGCGCACCCAGCCCTTCTGCGACATCACCACCGTCACCGGCTCGTCGATCACGCGCACCTCGGCCGCGGCGCGGCGCTCTTCCTGGATCAGCGTGCGGCGCGGGTCCTTGTCTTCCGGGCTGTACTGCCTGGCGTCGGTCTCGATCTCCTTGATGATGCGACGGCGCATCATGGTCTCGGACTTGAGCAGCACGTCCAGGTCGGCCTGCTCCTCGCGCAGCTCCTTCAGTTCCTTCTCGATCCGGATCGCTTCCAGGCGCGCCAGCTGGCGCAGGCGGATTTCCAGGATGTCCTCGGCCTGGCGGTCGCTCAGGCCGAAGGCCTCGATCAGCGCGGGCTTGGGCTCGTCGCTCTCGCGGATGATGCGGATCACCTCGTCGATATTGAGCAGCACCAGCATCCGGCCTTCGAGGATGTGGATGCGGTCCTCGACCTTGCCCAGGCGATGGCGCGTGCGGCGCGTGACGGTATCGAAGCGGAACGCGATCCACTCGCCCAGGATCTCGCGCAGGCCCTTCTGGCGCGGACGGCCGTCGGTGCCGATCATCACCAGGTTGATCGGCGCGCCGGATTCCAGGCTGGTATGCGCCAGCAGCGTCTGGATGAACTCCTGCTGGTCGATGTTCTTGCTCTTGGGCTCGAACACCAGCCGCACCGGCGCGTCCTTGCCGGACTCGTCCCGCACCGCGTCGAGCACCGCCAGCACGGTCGCCTTGAGCTGCTGCTGGTCCGGCGTCAGCGCCTTCTTGCCGGTCTTGATCTTGGGATTGGTGATTTCCTCGATCTCTTCC
This Cupriavidus nantongensis DNA region includes the following protein-coding sequences:
- a CDS encoding ABC transporter ATP-binding protein, giving the protein MLRRLERLIDPFRHMPDREPPGQVLRFYTWYLREVWGVFVLLLLVGLVGALIEVALFSFLGRLVDMAQTTPGAEFFSRHRNELVWMAVVAVLLRPIFFGLHDVLVHQVISPSLSNLIRWQNHRYVLKQSLSFFQNDFAGRIAQRIMQTGFSLRDSAVQAVDALWHVAIYAVSSLVLFAQADWRLMIPLLLWIVCYVAALLYFVPRVKQRSVVATESRSRLMGRIVDGYTNITTLKLFAHTRQEEDYARDAMAEQTEKTRQAGRMVSGMDVTITAMNGALIAGTTGLAVWLWSTGHVTTGAIALTTGLVIRINNMSGWIMWVVNGIFENVGQVQDGMKTIAVPRQVTDRANAQPLRVTHGEVRFEQVGFHYGKGSGVIEGVNLTVRPGEKIGLVGPSGAGKSTLVNLLLRLYDVERGRILIDGQDIATVTQESLRAQIGMVTQDTSLLHRSIRENLLYGKPSSTDAELAAALHRARADGFIPHLVDAHGNTGLEAQVGERGVKLSGGQRQRIAIARVLLKNAPILILDEATSALDSEVEAAIQESLETLMQDKTVIAIAHRLSTIARMDRLVVLDRGHIVESGTHAELLAHGGLYARLWAHQTGGFVGVD
- the parC gene encoding DNA topoisomerase IV subunit A codes for the protein MEQQDITFQPEEPADSLTLARYAERAYLDYAVSVVKGRALPEVADGQKPVQRRILFAMHEMGLRADAKPVKSARVVGDVLGKFHPHGDQSAYDALVRLAQDFSLRYPLIDGQGNFGSRDGDGAAAMRYTEARLTPISRLLLDEIDEGTVDFIPNYDGSMQEPKLLPARLPFVLLNGASGIAVGMATEIPPHNLREVAAATVAMIRNPNIALAELLALMPGPDYPGGGQIISPAADIAQIYENGRGSLKVRARWTIEEMARGQWQLVVTELPPNTSAQKVLEEIEEITNPKIKTGKKALTPDQQQLKATVLAVLDAVRDESGKDAPVRLVFEPKSKNIDQQEFIQTLLAHTSLESGAPINLVMIGTDGRPRQKGLREILGEWIAFRFDTVTRRTRHRLGKVEDRIHILEGRMLVLLNIDEVIRIIRESDEPKPALIEAFGLSDRQAEDILEIRLRQLARLEAIRIEKELKELREEQADLDVLLKSETMMRRRIIKEIETDARQYSPEDKDPRRTLIQEERRAAAEVRVIDEPVTVVMSQKGWVRTRQGHGHDPQQFTFKAGDALYNTFDCRTVDVLLVFGTNGRVYSVPVSSLPGGRGDGVPITTLIELQSGSQVAHTFAGSASQRVLIATASGNGFQTTVGDMTGRQKGGKSFLTLDGGDTPLPPAPIGDEATHAACLSGNGRLLLVALDEVKVLSAGGRGVILMELEPKEKLLQAVAVGAPGLVLSGAGRGGKPSSQKLAGQSLLPYVGKRARKGKPLEAKLKEPRIEPVRVEVPGGN